Proteins encoded in a region of the Pseudomonas putida genome:
- the trmA gene encoding tRNA (uridine(54)-C5)-methyltransferase TrmA, translated as MSAAFDPSSYATQLDAKVARLRELLAPFSAPEPAVFDSPREHYRLRAEFRLWREDGQRHYAMFAQGDKHKAILIDDFPIASQRINALMPRLKAAWQASEELGNRLFQVEFLTTLAGDAMITMCYHRPLDEAWEVEARQLAEALGVSVIGRSKGKRLVIGRDYAIEELDVAGRVFSYRQPEGAFTQPNGAVNQKMLSWAFEAIGEREDDLLELYCGNGNFTLPLATRVRQVLATEISKTSVNAALSNLDENAVDNVRLVRLSAEELTQALNEVRPFRRLEGIDLKSYEFGTVFVDPPRAGMDPDTCELTRRFERILYISCNPETLAANIAQLQDTHRIERCALFDQFPYTHHMESGVLLVRR; from the coding sequence ATGAGTGCTGCTTTCGACCCCTCCTCCTACGCCACCCAGCTGGACGCCAAGGTGGCCCGGCTGCGCGAGCTGCTGGCGCCGTTCAGCGCGCCGGAGCCGGCCGTTTTCGATTCGCCGCGTGAGCACTACCGCCTGCGCGCCGAATTCCGCCTGTGGCGCGAGGATGGCCAGCGCCACTACGCCATGTTTGCCCAGGGCGATAAGCACAAGGCGATCTTGATCGATGATTTCCCCATTGCCAGCCAGCGCATCAATGCCCTGATGCCGCGCCTGAAGGCAGCTTGGCAGGCCAGCGAGGAACTGGGCAACCGCCTGTTCCAGGTGGAGTTCCTCACCACCCTGGCTGGCGATGCGATGATCACGATGTGCTACCACCGCCCGCTGGACGAGGCATGGGAAGTGGAAGCGCGGCAACTGGCTGAAGCGCTGGGCGTAAGCGTCATTGGCCGCTCCAAGGGCAAGCGCCTGGTGATCGGCCGCGACTACGCGATTGAAGAACTCGACGTGGCAGGCCGTGTGTTCAGCTACCGCCAACCAGAAGGCGCGTTCACCCAACCCAACGGTGCGGTGAACCAGAAGATGCTCAGTTGGGCCTTCGAGGCCATCGGTGAGCGTGAGGACGACCTGCTGGAGCTGTACTGCGGCAACGGCAACTTCACCCTGCCGCTGGCTACCCGTGTGCGCCAGGTGCTGGCCACCGAAATCAGCAAGACATCGGTCAATGCCGCGTTGAGCAACCTCGACGAGAACGCTGTGGATAACGTGCGGCTGGTGCGGTTGTCGGCAGAGGAGCTGACCCAGGCGCTGAATGAGGTGCGACCCTTCCGTCGACTGGAAGGCATCGACCTGAAAAGTTATGAGTTCGGTACCGTGTTCGTCGACCCGCCGCGGGCGGGGATGGACCCGGATACCTGCGAGCTGACCCGGCGCTTCGAGCGGATCCTGTACATCTCGTGCAACCCGGAAACGCTGGCGGCAAACATTGCCCAGTTGCAGGACACGCACCGTATCGAGCGGTGTGCGTTGTTTGACCAGTTCCCCTATACCCACCATATGGAGAGCGGGGTTCTACTGGTCAGGCGCTGA
- the pcaG gene encoding protocatechuate 3,4-dioxygenase subunit alpha — protein sequence MPIELLPETPSQTAGPYVHIGLALEAAGNPTRDQEIWNRLAKPDAPGEHILLIGQVYDGNGHLVRDSFLEVWQADANGEYQDAYNLENAFNSFGRTATTFDAGEWTLHTVKPGVVNNAAGVPMAPHINISLFARGINIHLHTRLYFDDEAQANAKCPVLNLIEQPQRRETLIAKRCEVDGKTAYRFDIRIQGEGETVFFDF from the coding sequence ATGCCAATCGAACTGCTGCCGGAAACCCCTTCGCAGACTGCCGGCCCCTACGTGCACATCGGCCTGGCCCTGGAAGCGGCCGGCAACCCGACCCGCGACCAGGAAATCTGGAACCGCCTGGCCAAGCCTGACGCGCCGGGCGAGCACATTCTGCTGATCGGCCAGGTGTACGACGGTAACGGCCACCTGGTGCGCGATTCGTTCCTGGAAGTGTGGCAGGCAGATGCCAACGGCGAGTACCAGGATGCCTACAACCTGGAAAACGCCTTCAACAGCTTTGGCCGCACCGCTACCACCTTCGATGCCGGTGAGTGGACGCTGCACACGGTCAAGCCGGGTGTGGTGAACAACGCTGCTGGCGTGCCAATGGCGCCGCACATCAACATCAGCCTGTTTGCCCGTGGCATCAACATTCACCTGCACACGCGCCTGTATTTCGATGATGAGGCCCAGGCCAATGCCAAATGCCCGGTGCTCAACCTGATCGAACAGCCACAGCGGCGTGAAACCTTGATTGCCAAGCGTTGCGAAGTGGATGGGAAGACGGCATATCGCTTTGATATCCGTATTCAGGGGGAAGGGGAGACAGTCTTCTTCGACTTCTGA
- the pcaH gene encoding protocatechuate 3,4-dioxygenase subunit beta: MPAQDNSRFVIRDRNWHPKALTPDYKTSIARSPRQALVSIPQSISETTGPDFSHLGFGTHDHDLLLNFNNGGLPIGERIIVAGRVVDQYGKPVPNTLVEMWQANAGGRYRHKNDRYLAPLDPNFGGVGRCLTDRDGYYSFRTIKPGPYPWRNGPNDWRPAHIHFAISGPSIATKLITQLYFEGDPLIPMCPIVKSIANPEAVQQLIAKLDMSNANPMDCLAYRFDIVLRGQRKTHFENC; this comes from the coding sequence ATGCCCGCACAGGACAACAGCCGCTTCGTGATCCGTGATCGCAACTGGCACCCCAAAGCCCTTACGCCTGACTACAAAACGTCCATCGCCCGCTCGCCGCGCCAGGCACTGGTCAGCATTCCGCAGTCGATCAGCGAAACCACTGGTCCGGACTTTTCCCACTTGGGCTTCGGTACCCACGACCATGACCTGCTGCTGAACTTCAACAACGGTGGCTTGCCGATTGGTGAACGCATCATCGTCGCCGGCCGTGTCGTCGATCAGTACGGCAAGCCTGTACCGAACACCCTGGTAGAGATGTGGCAAGCCAACGCCGGCGGCCGCTATCGCCACAAGAACGACCGTTACCTGGCGCCGCTGGACCCGAACTTCGGTGGCGTTGGCCGCTGCCTGACCGACCGTGACGGCTACTACAGCTTCCGTACCATCAAGCCGGGCCCGTACCCATGGCGCAATGGCCCCAACGACTGGCGCCCGGCGCACATCCACTTCGCCATCAGCGGCCCGTCGATCGCCACCAAGCTGATTACCCAGTTGTATTTCGAGGGTGACCCGCTGATCCCGATGTGCCCGATCGTCAAGTCGATCGCCAACCCTGAAGCCGTGCAGCAGTTGATCGCCAAGCTCGACATGAGCAATGCCAACCCGATGGACTGCCTGGCCTACCGCTTCGACATCGTGCTGCGTGGCCAGCGCAAGACCCACTTCGAAAACTGCTGA